The following are encoded together in the Arcticibacterium luteifluviistationis genome:
- a CDS encoding YceI family protein, which translates to MKKNITALSLIVLIGLTNICYAQAIYHVQKNSSEDIRLKGTSTLHDWEMKAGSVSGEAQFIFKKSTEIALTSIKFLSFDLRVKDLKSDNKGLDKNAYEALKADKYEEIGYKLSSVKISEEKGGFLLKTNGKLSVAGVTKDIVMDVHAVVKENGAVSCKGSYKLKMTDYNVKPPSFLLGAMKTGDDIMLYFSVTYIQ; encoded by the coding sequence ATGAAAAAAAACATAACAGCTTTAAGTCTTATTGTACTCATAGGGCTTACAAATATATGCTACGCACAAGCTATCTATCATGTGCAAAAAAATAGCTCAGAAGACATAAGACTTAAGGGTACTTCTACACTACATGATTGGGAAATGAAAGCAGGTTCGGTTTCAGGCGAAGCACAATTTATTTTCAAAAAAAGCACAGAAATAGCACTTACGTCTATCAAGTTTCTATCATTTGACCTTAGGGTAAAAGACCTAAAGAGCGACAATAAGGGTTTAGATAAGAATGCTTATGAGGCTTTAAAGGCAGATAAATATGAAGAGATTGGTTATAAACTGAGCTCTGTCAAAATTTCAGAAGAGAAAGGAGGCTTCTTACTAAAAACCAATGGCAAGCTTAGTGTGGCAGGTGTTACAAAAGATATTGTAATGGATGTACACGCTGTAGTAAAAGAGAATGGAGCGGTCAGCTGTAAGGGTTCATATAAACTAAAGATGACAGACTATAACGTAAAACCGCCAAGTTTTCTGCTAGGAGCTATGAAAACTGGAGATGATATAATGCTCTATTTTTCAGTTACTTATATACAATAA